The Argopecten irradians isolate NY chromosome 16, Ai_NY, whole genome shotgun sequence genome window below encodes:
- the LOC138310135 gene encoding uncharacterized protein yields MAQAEIRSMDEEARQVKAVSMRQQGSWTHWEGVRQRKVSWNDIWKMEGHRLSFLLKSTYDLLPSPTNLFTWGIKDNAECVLCRKPANLAHVLTSCQVALSDGRYTWRHDQVLKEVAASLDRARRKKRTISKGPKFVTFVKSGTRATGNVEAGGILATARDWEMRADIQQRMGFPAEVASTPLRPDVVLWSRSSKQVVLVELTVPWEDRMEEANERKQQKYQQLVEECQHRGWKTWCLPIEVGCRGFPGQSLWRALRLLGVTGADRRNLIAAVSRQAEVASSWIWRKREEKWIGHQQQC; encoded by the coding sequence ATGGCCCAGGCAGAGATTAGATCGATGGACGAGGAGGCTAGGCAGGTGAAGGCAGTGAGCATGAGACAGCAGGGCAGCTGGACTCACTGGGAGGGAGTGAGGCAGAGGAAAGTATCTTGGAATGATATCTGGAAGATGGAAGGTCACAGACTTAGCTTCCTGCTGAAGTCAACCTACGATCTACTGCCAAGCCCAACCAACCTATTCACCTGGGGAATCAAGGACAACGCTGAGTGTGTACTTTGCAGGAAACCAGCTAACCTGGCACATGTCCTCACATCATGCCAGGTGGCACTTTCAGATGGAAGATACACATGGCGCCACGACCAGGTCCTCAAGGAGGTAGCAGCAAGTCTAGACCGTGCAAGGAGGAAAAAGCGGACGATATCGAAAGGGCCAAAGTTTGTCACATTTGTGAAGTCGGGAACCCGGGCTACAGGAAACGTAGAGGCTGGTGGGATACTCGCAACAGCAAGAGACTGGGAAATGAGGGCAGACATCCAGCAGAGGATGGGTTTCCCAGCAGAGGTGGCTTCAACACCACTCCGCCCCGATGTTGTGTTGTGGTCCCGCAGCTCTAAGCAAGTAGTCTTGGTGGAACTAACAGTACCATGGGAAGACAGGATGGAGGAGGCCAACGAACGGAAGCAGCAGAAATACCAGCAGCTGGTGGAAGAATGTCAACATCGAGGATGGAAGACATGGTGCTTACCGATAGAGGTCGGATGTAGGGGTTTCCCCGGCCAATCATTATGGAGAGCCCTACGTCTATTAGGGGTAACCGGAGCAGACCGGAGGAACCTGATAGCAGCAGTTAGCAGGCAGGCAGAAGTTGCTTCCAGTTGGATCTGGAGGAAGAGGGAGGAGAAGTGGATTGGTCACCAGCAACAGTGCTAG